A portion of the Nitrospirota bacterium genome contains these proteins:
- a CDS encoding regulatory protein RecX — protein sequence LRLLSYRSRSRKELTERLVQKGFDADTVDSIVAALEQEGLVRDNALASELLRVAVEGKGLGREGVRALLIKRGIERELIKETLSGLTKETEEETALRLVEKKLKTLKVCPEDTVRQKLWGLLKRRGFSTDVINTAFKSLNGGKG from the coding sequence TTAAGACTCCTTAGCTATCGCTCAAGGAGCAGGAAAGAGCTGACAGAGAGGCTTGTTCAAAAAGGATTTGATGCAGATACAGTTGACTCTATTGTTGCTGCCCTTGAACAGGAGGGTCTCGTAAGGGATAATGCCCTGGCGTCTGAGCTCCTCAGGGTCGCTGTAGAGGGGAAGGGTCTTGGCAGAGAAGGTGTAAGGGCTTTGCTCATAAAGAGGGGCATAGAAAGAGAGCTTATAAAAGAGACCCTGTCAGGTCTTACAAAAGAAACAGAAGAGGAAACAGCCCTCAGGCTTGTAGAGAAGAAATTAAAGACCCTTAAAGTTTGCCCTGAAGACACTGTAAGGCAAAAACTCTGGGGACTCCTTAAAAGAAGAGGCTTTTCAACAGATGTTATCAATACTGCATTTAAATCGTTAAATGGGGGTAAGGGATAA